Part of the Varibaculum massiliense genome is shown below.
TTCGAAGGCCTCGGCATGGTTCAGCATACTGAGCACATGCATCTGTTCATCTTTCGAAAGTTTCTTCGCGGGTTTCTCAATCCGATTTTGCACCCAGCGGCGCTGTACCGGATCTTGAATATGCATATATTCAATCCCGACTGCCTGAGTATAGGTAGCCCGCAGGTGTTCTAGCAGGTCACGCAAGTTCATAGTGTCGCGGCCGGCAAAGCCACCGGTGGGGAAGACCCGGTCCAAATCCCATACGCTCAGTCCGTAAGATCCGATAGATAGATCCGGGTGACGACGTAGAATCTGCTGCAGGGGATCGGTATTAGCAGCCAGGTGTCCGCGGGAACGGTAGGCATGAATCAATTCCGCAATCCGGGCGGGTTTTCCTTTCTCGGTTACCTCGTCATAGTTAAAGTCACGTTCCCATTGATAGGGCTCGTGAGCAACGCCCAAAGTGGAGAATACCCGTTCATAGAACCCATCGTGACCAGCTAGTTTTTGCTCAACAATCCGCAAGAACTCCCCGGAGCCTGCGCCTTGAATCACGCGGTGATCATAGGTGGAAGTCATAGTCATAATCTGACCGACTCCCGCATTGGCTAGTTGCGAAGGAGAGGCACCAGCCCATTCGGCGGGGAAAGAGGTGGCGCCCACCCCAATAATTGCGCCCTGACCTGCCATTAGGCGAGGAACCGAATGTTTAGTGCCCAAAGTACCCGGGTTGGTCAAGGTGACGGTGCCACCGGCAAAATCAGCAGGTTTGAGGGCGCCGGCGCGCGCCCTCTTAACTAGATCCTCGTACGCGTCAATGAACTGCTTAAAGTTCAAAGTGTCAGCATTGTGAACCACCGGCACCATCAATGAGCGGGAACCATCTTCCTTGGGAAGGTCGATGGCCAGGCCGAACCCTACGTGCGCAAATTTGCGGATGCAGTCGCGGCCATCCTCGTCCTTTTCGAAGCGAACATTCATTGACGGCATTTCCACCAGCGCCTCGATAATGGCGTAGCCAATCAGGTGGGTGAAGGAAACCTTACCGCCGGTAGTGGCCGCCAAATGGGTGTTGATTACCTTGCGGTTTTCAATTAGCAATTTGGCGGGAATCTCACGGGCAGAGGTAGCGGTAGGAATCTTCAGCGATTCATCCATATTCTTAACTACTGCTTTGGCGACCCCACGTAACCGTTCCACCTGGTCTTCCTCCCCGCCAGGGCTGCCAGGTCCCAGGTCAAGGGCAGTTTGCCTGGCGACATAGGGGGAAGTCGGTTCCGAGGCTGCCACCGGGGGAGCCGGGGGTAAATCCGAGCGGGTAACATCCCGACCGCTAACTGCCGATCCCGTAGGGGTTACCTGGTGCGGTTCGGATTCTTCGGATTCCGGATCCTTTATTTGTGCATTGCGAGCCTCTAGAGCGGCGAAATATTCCCGCCAATCCTCGGGAACTGACAGAGGATCCTTGCAGTATTTGTCATAGAGTTCATCAATAATCTCCTGGTTGATTGGGCTTACCGACTGATCCATTTGATGTTCCGAATTAGGCATGGCGCTTCCTTTTCTGGATGGTGAGAAAGTATCCACTAAGATACTAAGCCTAATTAGTTCTAAAGTCCTAGCATTTCTCTTGATATTGAGAGAGTTTATTTAGGCTTTACCAACATTGGTAGATTGCTATTAAAATAAGTTACGTATTGCCTACTTGAAGAGGTGTTTGTTGTGCGGCCTAACCCCAACTATCGGGTAACGGTGGTGTAGTTGCCTGCGAGTATTTACTACCTGCTAATGGTGCTTTTGGGTGTATTACTCACTATCGGTACCGCCCTATTTGTGGCCGCTGAATTCTCGATGGTGGCTTTAGATCCCGCTCAGGTAGAGGGGCGAGCCAAGCGTAAGGAAAAAGGCGCCGCGGGAGTGTTGAAATCTCTCCAACATTTATCAACCCAGCTTTCAGGGGCGCAGGTGGGAATCACCCTCACCACCATCCTTTTGGGATACACCACCCAAAATGCGCTTACCTCCTTATTTGCTGAGCTGTTGCAGGATGTAAAACTAGCTGCCTCGCTGGCCACTGCTATAGCGGTGATAGTAGCGTTGGTGCTGGTTAACGCCTTCTCTATGGTATTCGGCGAGTTGTTCCCCAAGAATCTGGCGCTAGCTAAACCTTTCGAAGTGGCGCGGATGGTTACTCCCTTTCAGCGCGCGTTCACCGTAATATTCAAGCCGATAATCACGGTTTTGAACGGGCTTTCTAACCAGGTGGTGCGAGCCTTGGGGGTAGAGCCTTTAGAGCAGCTGTCTTCGGCGCGATCCGCCTCGGAACTGGCGGCTATGGTGCGTCACAGTGCCGAAGCCGGTACTTTGGATTTATCTACTGCCACAATTTTTACCCGTTCAGTGGGTCTAGGAAAACTTTGTGCCCGTGACGTAATGACTGACCGGCGCCGGATGGAATCTTTAGAGGCGAACCAAAGCGCCGAGGACGTGGTAGAGCTTTCCCGACGTACGGGACATTCGCGTTTTCCGGTTCTGGGCAAGGATGCAGACGATATCTTGGGGTTGGTGCATTTGCGCCGGGCAGTGGCGGTGCCATTTGCTAAGCGGAAAAAGGTGCCAGTGACTGCACAGCCCTTACTGGTAGAGGCGCTTAGAGTTCCGGAAACTGTACGACTGGCGCCGCTTTTAGTGCAGCTGCGGGCCGCTAATCTGCAAATGGCGGTGGTAGTTGACGAGTATGGCGGTACCTGCGGAATCGTTAGCTTAGAGGACGTTGTGGAAGAAATCGTGGGGGAAGTAGCTGACGAACATGACTTGCGTAGGCGCGGGATCCGGCTGGAAGGTAAGAATAAATGGCTGGTGGATGGGGATTTGCGTCCTGATGAAATAGCCGACCGTATCGATGTAGTGCTGCCAGATGATGGCCCTTATGAAACCGTAGCCGGGTTGATGCTAGTAATTTTGGGAAAGATACCCCAAGTAGGGGAGAGCGTTAAAGTCCGTTCGCACACTTTGACAGTGGCCAAAATGGATGGGCGCCGCATAGAAAAAGTTTTGATAACAGCCGGCGTGCCGGAACCCACTTCTCCCGTATCTCAAACTCACCGTAAGCAACCGCGCAAGGGTGATAGTCATGTCTGATTGGGTGGCTTTATTAGTGGCTTTGATTTTGCTGGCAGCTAACGCCTTCTTTGTTGCCGGCGAGTTTGCGGTTACTTCTACCCGGCGCTCACAAATCGAGCCTCTGGTCGCGCAAGGAAAACGGGGAGCCAAAGCAGCGCTGTGGGCGGTAGAGCATGTTTCCTTAGTGCTAGCGGTAACCCAGTTGGGGATTACTTTGGCTTCTACGGGACTCGGGGCAGTTGCCGAACCGGCACTGGCACATTTAATTTTGCGACCTTTAAATTTCTTCGGGGTTTCCCCCGCGCTAGCTCATCCGATTGCTTTTGTGTTTGCGCTGGTGCTAGTGGTCTTCCTCCATATTTTATTAGGGGAAATGATTCCGAAGAATCTAACAGTGGCAGCGGCAGTGCGGGTTTGCCTGGTGATCTCCCCGCACCTGGTACGGATTGCTCGCGCGGTACGACCGATTGTTCATGCGCTGGATTCGACAGCTAACTGGTTTGTGAAACTGGTGGGAGTTACTCCCCGTACAGAGGTGGCGCAATCTTTCACCATTGAAGAGATGTCTGCGATTGTCGCTAAGTCCACGGCGGCAGGGACTTTGCGGGATGACCTGGGACTGCTATCTGGCACCTTGGAATTTTCTAAAGAGGACGTGCGTTCGGCGATGATTCCTCGCAGCGACTTAATCACTTTGAACTGGCCACTTTCGGCGGCTGATTTTGAGGCGGAGGTAGCGAAGACCGGGTTTTCCCGTTTCCCGATTAGCGATGAATCCGGGACTTTACGGGGATATTTGCATATTAAGGACGTAATTTTTGCTGATTCTACTGCCGCACGTGAGGCGCCGCTGGAATCTTGGCGAATCCGGGTCCTGCCCGAAGTTTCCCCCGATGAAGAAGTCGAGGAGGCGCTGCGGGTAATGCAGAAAACCGGAGTTCACCTGGCGAAGGTAACTGAAAACGGTCAAACTTTGGGGGCTATTTTCCTAGAAGATATCTTGGAAGAGCTGGTGGGGGAAGTCCGCGACATTATGCAGCGTAATTTGGAATAAGGATGATACTTCCCGCCCTGGAAAAATCGTTATAAATTCGTTATCATTTCAGGGTTGGTTAATTTCCCGGAGGAAGTAGGTATGCACGAATCGGCTATGCCCAAGCGTTCTCGCCGCGCCCAACGCGCCCGCCGGCGGCGTTTGCAGCGATTTGCGGCAATTCCGCGCGCCCTGGTGATTTTAGGGCTAGCCACAGTCACCATCATCGCTCCGCTGACCGGATTTGTGCAGGCACAAAAACCAGGATTAATGACCGCGCATGTGCTTTCGGTAGAGGGAGCTTCTAAGAGCTGGGCGGAAAGCCCAAATAAGCTCGCCAGCGGAGACCTGGAAACTGGATTAGTTCCAGATCCGGCGGCTAATACCCGTGCGCGTATTTTGAGCGCGGATCCTCAGTGTCAGTTCTCTAACGTAGGTTCCGGCAACAAAGGTGCCGAACAGATGGACAACGAGGGCGCAATATTATTTCCTTTGGAGCGCGGAACTTTCAGGCAAACCTCTCCCTTTGGAAATCGTATTCACCCAATTTCAGGAATCCGTAAACTGCATACGGGCACTGATTTTTCCGCGCCTGCCGGCACTCCGATTCACGCTTTAACCGATGGGGAAGTAGTCTTTGTTGGATCCATAAGTGGGGGCGGAAACACTGTGCGAGTTAAACACCTCATAGAAGGAAGAGTTGTTTTTTCCCAGTACAAGCACATGCTTCCGGGGTCTTTCGCTGTTACGGTAGGGCAAAAGGTCAAAGCGGGAGATAAGTTGGGGGCGGTAGGGTCAACCGGGAACTCTACCGGAAACCATCTGCATTTTGAAATAATGCCAGACCAGGAAGAAAACTACATAGATCCGGTACCCTGGCTAGAATCCCATCACTTTCGTTATCTAGGGCAAAAATGCAATTAGTTCCGCAGATAATTGCCCATCGAGGGGGCGGCGGGGAAACGGTGGAGAACACCCGGGAATCTATTATTTACGCGTCCTCGCTGAAAGTTAGCCGCTTTGAAACGGATGTGCGCGCCCTGAAAGATGGAACCGTAGTCCTGCAACATGATGAGCAGCTGGATAATCCCTGGGGGGATTCGCGTAAAGTTGGGGAGCTTTCCTCCCGCGAATACTTCGCTCTTCGCAGTCCGCAAGGTCAGCGCCCGATATCGCTAAAAAGCGCCCTGGAAGACTTCCCCGACCTCGCCTATAACGTGGATATTAAAGAACCTCGCGCCCTCAAAGGAGCTCTACAAGCAGTCAGTGATACGGACGCTTGGGAGCGGGTAGTTTTTTCTTCGTTTTCTACCAAGACGCTGCGCGAAGTGCGAAAACTGCACCCAGAAGCACAAACCTCCCTCTCACCACGCGAAGTGTTAAAGGCAGTTATTGCTGCTCACAGCGCAAATGTCCAGCTACTGAAAACTTCGGGAACCTTCGCCCAGGTACCCCTCAAGTGGCGGGGAATAACTATCGTTGACCGGGTGTTTGTTGCTTGGTGTCATCACCAAGGAATTCGGGTAGAGCCTTGGACTATCAATAATGAACAAGAAATGCGGGAACTAGCTCGCTTAGGTGTAGACGCGATTATGACTGACTATCCGGCACGTTTAAAAACATTGCTGGCAACGATTTAGTTAGCCGCGCCCTGGTAGAGTTGAGGTATGAGAATTCACGTAGCCTGCGATCACGCGGCATTTGAACTAAAAGAAGCATTGGTGGCTCATTTAAAAGAGCAAGGTCTGGAAGTAATCGATCATGGGGCTAAAGAATATGATGCCCAAGATGACTATCCCAACACCTGTATTCCTTGCGCCCAGGCCGTCTTAGCTGATGAAGGCTCCTTAGGAGTGGTACTCGGGGGATCCGGTAACGGCGAACAGATGGCCGCGAACTGTGTTAAGGGAATCCGGGCAGCCCTGGCCTGGAGTCTGGAAACCGCTAAGCTGGCACGCCAACACAATAACGCTC
Proteins encoded:
- a CDS encoding M23 family metallopeptidase — translated: MHESAMPKRSRRAQRARRRRLQRFAAIPRALVILGLATVTIIAPLTGFVQAQKPGLMTAHVLSVEGASKSWAESPNKLASGDLETGLVPDPAANTRARILSADPQCQFSNVGSGNKGAEQMDNEGAILFPLERGTFRQTSPFGNRIHPISGIRKLHTGTDFSAPAGTPIHALTDGEVVFVGSISGGGNTVRVKHLIEGRVVFSQYKHMLPGSFAVTVGQKVKAGDKLGAVGSTGNSTGNHLHFEIMPDQEENYIDPVPWLESHHFRYLGQKCN
- a CDS encoding hemolysin family protein is translated as MSDWVALLVALILLAANAFFVAGEFAVTSTRRSQIEPLVAQGKRGAKAALWAVEHVSLVLAVTQLGITLASTGLGAVAEPALAHLILRPLNFFGVSPALAHPIAFVFALVLVVFLHILLGEMIPKNLTVAAAVRVCLVISPHLVRIARAVRPIVHALDSTANWFVKLVGVTPRTEVAQSFTIEEMSAIVAKSTAAGTLRDDLGLLSGTLEFSKEDVRSAMIPRSDLITLNWPLSAADFEAEVAKTGFSRFPISDESGTLRGYLHIKDVIFADSTAAREAPLESWRIRVLPEVSPDEEVEEALRVMQKTGVHLAKVTENGQTLGAIFLEDILEELVGEVRDIMQRNLE
- a CDS encoding glycerophosphodiester phosphodiesterase family protein, with the translated sequence MQLVPQIIAHRGGGGETVENTRESIIYASSLKVSRFETDVRALKDGTVVLQHDEQLDNPWGDSRKVGELSSREYFALRSPQGQRPISLKSALEDFPDLAYNVDIKEPRALKGALQAVSDTDAWERVVFSSFSTKTLREVRKLHPEAQTSLSPREVLKAVIAAHSANVQLLKTSGTFAQVPLKWRGITIVDRVFVAWCHHQGIRVEPWTINNEQEMRELARLGVDAIMTDYPARLKTLLATI
- a CDS encoding ribose-5-phosphate isomerase, whose product is MRIHVACDHAAFELKEALVAHLKEQGLEVIDHGAKEYDAQDDYPNTCIPCAQAVLADEGSLGVVLGGSGNGEQMAANCVKGIRAALAWSLETAKLARQHNNAQIVAVGARMHETSQALAIIDAFIAEPFSGGERHQRRIDLMTQYEQEN
- a CDS encoding hemolysin family protein, whose translation is MVLLGVLLTIGTALFVAAEFSMVALDPAQVEGRAKRKEKGAAGVLKSLQHLSTQLSGAQVGITLTTILLGYTTQNALTSLFAELLQDVKLAASLATAIAVIVALVLVNAFSMVFGELFPKNLALAKPFEVARMVTPFQRAFTVIFKPIITVLNGLSNQVVRALGVEPLEQLSSARSASELAAMVRHSAEAGTLDLSTATIFTRSVGLGKLCARDVMTDRRRMESLEANQSAEDVVELSRRTGHSRFPVLGKDADDILGLVHLRRAVAVPFAKRKKVPVTAQPLLVEALRVPETVRLAPLLVQLRAANLQMAVVVDEYGGTCGIVSLEDVVEEIVGEVADEHDLRRRGIRLEGKNKWLVDGDLRPDEIADRIDVVLPDDGPYETVAGLMLVILGKIPQVGESVKVRSHTLTVAKMDGRRIEKVLITAGVPEPTSPVSQTHRKQPRKGDSHV